From a region of the uncultured Methanobrevibacter sp. genome:
- the albA gene encoding DNA-binding protein Alba has translation MENNTIFVGSKPVMNYVLAVVTQFNEGSDSVLLRARGKAISRAVDAAEIVRNRFVPEADVTDIQISTEEIENFNNEKTNVSIIEILIEKKE, from the coding sequence ATGGAAAATAATACAATTTTTGTAGGTAGCAAACCGGTCATGAATTATGTTTTAGCAGTTGTTACACAATTTAATGAAGGCTCAGACAGTGTTCTTTTAAGAGCAAGGGGAAAGGCTATTAGTCGTGCTGTCGATGCTGCTGAAATTGTAAGAAATAGGTTTGTTCCTGAAGCAGACGTTACAGACATTCAAATTTCTACAGAAGAAATCGAAAACTTCAACAACGAAAAAACTAATGTTTCTATTATAGAAATTTTAATTGAAAAGAAAGAATAA